The window CTGGTTGCTGGGTGCCGCCTTCATCAGCGAGGGGGCCATCCCGTTCGCGGCGGCTGACCCGTTGCGTGTCATCCCCGCCAACCTCATCGGCGGTGCCGTCACCGGCGGACTGAGCATGGCTCTCGGGGTCTCGTCCCTGGCACCCCACGGCGGGATCTTCGTGTTCTTCGCCATCGACCCGATCTGGGGCTTCCTGGTGGCGCTGGTCGCAGGAACCCTGGTGACCGCGCTGGCGGTCGTCGCGCTGAAGAAGTGGGTCGGACGCAAAGAACTCGCTCAGGCGCAAGCGGCAGCAGCACCCGTCGCGGCCTGAGAGCATAGAAGGGTAAGACGAGAGGAATCACTCATGGCAGAACGTCAGGCGACAATCGCCAGCAGCTCGGGGCTTCACGCGCGCCCCGCCAAGCTCTTCGTGCAGGCGGTGCAGGAGAAGAAGCTCCCCGTCACGATCGCCCTCGAGGGCGGCCCCGACCTGAACGCGGGAAGCATCCTGTCGATCATCGGTCTTGGTGCCTCGCACGGCAGTGTCGTGACCCTGAAGGCGGAGGGTGAGGGGGCCGAGCAGGCTCTCGACGAGCTCGTCGCCCTGCTCGAGACGGACCTCGACGCCGAGTAAGGCGTCCTTCAGACGACGAAGGCGGATGCGGACACCTCCGGGTGCCGCATCCGCCTTCGTCGTTCCTGCTCAGAGTTCGAGCGTGTCACCCGGCTCGAGAACGACGAGATCGCCACCGTGCTGCTCTGCGGACCACTTCAGGCGGGCTCGCCCCATCTCCTTGCCCGCGACCGACAGCGTCATGTCGTGTGTGGCGAACACCTGGCGCGGCTTCACGGCGAGGACGAAGTCCATGGCGTCGCCGATCTTCAACCAGGGCGCGCCGACGGGCGCGGCGAGCACGGCCACGTCGTGTCCCTTGGGCGGGGCGTACGAGTCGCCCGGGTAGTAGAAGGTGTCGTCGACCAGCACGCCGACGTTGTCGATCACCGGGATGCTCTCGTGGATGACGGCGTGGCGACCGCCGAAGAAGCGGAGACGGAACGGCTCCACATCGACCGTGTCGCCGGGCGCCACGACGGTGATGTCGTAACCGGGCGCCGCGTTCTTGACGCCCTCGGGCGCGTAGATGGGCAGCCCGGGATTCGCGGCGACGAGGCGGTCGATGTGATCGGCCGTCCAATGGTCGGGGTGCTCGTGGGTGATCACGAGGGCTGCGACGTTCGCTGTGTCGGGCAGGGGAGTCGTGAACGAACCGGGGTCGATGATGAGCTTGCGGCCCTGCTTCTCGAGGGTGAGGGCGGCATGCTCGTGCTTGGTGATTCGCATGACGCGAGTCAACTCTTCAGGGGTCGCCGAGGCAACCCGACACGGATCCCGGCCTCGATTTGGCGCAACGCAAGACCGCATGGCATACTTGAACGGTTGCCACGGCAGCGGCCCCATCGTATAGCGGCCTAGTACGCCGCCCTCTCACGGCGGTAACGCGGGTTCGAATCCCGCTGGGGTCACCAACAGAAAACCCCCGGTCAATCCGGGGGTTTTCTTGTTTCCTCATGACGTGCGCTTCGGCAGCATCTGCTCGCGTGTAATGCGCGCGCCACGCCGAGGCAATCCCCTCGGGCAGCCCCCGGTCGCGGCATACGGTGCCGACGTCCGACACGATCGAGGGGAGCAGCATATGGACGTGACCGAGAGGATCGGCGAGCTGGCGACGACGGCGGGTATCCGGGTCGCGGCGGCGGAGTCGCTGACCGGCGGGCAGGTGTGCACGGCCCTCGGCGCGACGCCGGGCGCATCAGAATGGTTCGCCGGGGGAGTCGTCGCCTACACGATCGAGACGAAGAGCCTCGTTCTCGGGGTGGCTGACGACCTCGACCCCTGCTCGGCCGAGTGTGCGCGAACGATGGCTGCCGGGGTGCGCGATGCGCTGGAAGTGGATGCGGCCGTCGCCACGACGGGCGTGGGTGGGCCTGATCCACAAGACGGGCACGCACCCGGAACCGTCTTCATCGGCTGGGCGCGGGGTCCGCGCGCTGGAGCGCGCGAGTTCTCCTTCGAAGGGGACGACCCCGAGCAGATCGTCGAGGCGACCACACGGGCGGCGCTCTCGATGCTGGCGGAGCTCCTCGGGGGCGTCTCAGACGTCGAGGACCGCTGACGGCTCAGTGGTGCGGCACCACCGGAACGGTGCCGTCATCGCGTAGCAGGATGCCGTCCTGCACGGCGCCGAGGGCGGGGGTCACCAAGACCGCGATGAGTGCGGCGGCGGCGAGCAGCTGGCCGACCCGCAGATGCTGCGCGGGAACATCGCGGCGCGTGGCTGCTGCCGCACAGGCTCCGAGGGTCACGCTGAGGGCGACGCATACCGTGACGCCCACGATGCTCGTGTGCGCGGGCTCGGTCGCCAGCAGCGATGTCGCGACGAGCACCGCGAGGAGGGTTCCCGCGGTGATCCAGCGAGGTGCGAGGAGGCGGCCGGCGCGGAGGGCTGCGACGCCCCATCCGAGTCCGCCGAGCCCGAGAGCCGCCGCACAGACTCCGATGATCCGGTTCGTCGACGTCGCGTCCGGGAGGACGACGGCGCCCGCCCCGAGGGCGGCGAGCACGAGCGCAGCGCCCCAGGCGAGGGCGGCCGGCCACGGGCCGGCGAGCAATGCTGCCCGCCGGCCCGTCGCCGCGCTCGTGCGCTGAGCGCTCATGCCGTTGCGACGCGGGCGCCGCGGTCGGCGCCGACGCCGATGGCCAGCAGGACCACGGCGCTGCCGAGGTGCAGGAAGTGGTCGGGGACGTTCAGCGCCAGGATGTTGGCGGCCGTGCCCACGAGGAAGAACCCGGCCACGCCGAGCAGCAGGTAGGCGGCGCCGACGACGGTGTTCACCGTCTTGGCTGCACGGACGTTGGCGAGGCCCGCGACGAGCAGCGCCGCACCGATGAGCAGGTGGGCGACGTTGTGCAGCGGGTTCACGGCGAAGATGCCGAGGAGGAGCCCTCCTTCAGTGGCGAGGAACCCCACGCCACCGGTGACGGCGAAGCCGAGGAGACCGACGAGGAGATAGATCGCGCCGAAGATGGTCGCGACGAGGCGGTTCGGGGAAGAGCTCATGATGACCTCCGGTGTAGGGAGGATGCGACCGTGTGCCGCATCCATCACTTGTTCGTCACGGGCCCGAGAACGGATGGGAGGACTTTCAGGCTCCTCACAGAGAACGGGGCGCCGCTCCCGAAGGAACGACGCCCCGTGCGCGGTGAGGTCAGTTGAGAAGACCGCCGAGGTCGAGGTTGGAGGTGAGGCCGTCGACGAGGTCGCCCACCTGCGTGCCGATGTCGCCGACGGATCCGCCGATCGACGTCTCGGGGGCGACAGGCGCCTCGATGCCGGTCTCGTTGCCGGAGCCGACCGGTGCGTCGACAGGAGCCTGCACGTCGTTGCCGGAGGCGACCGGCGCCTGCACGTCGTTGCCCGACGCGACCGGCGCCTGGTTGCCGGAGAGCACGTCGCCCACGACGGGTCCCTGGATCAGGCTCACGTCGCCGACAGAGGTGTCGGGGGCGACGGACGTGTCGGGGGACACCGAAGCACTTCCGGCCTCGATCGCGCTCGTCAGCCAGGTCTGCGCGGCTTCGACCGGGGCGCTCAGCGTCGTGGTGAAGGTGGACCAGTCGCCTCCGCGGGGCTCGTCTGCCGAGGCCGGCAGCGCGAACCCGGCGACAGCGATCGCTGCGGCGCCTGCTCCCGCAGCGGTGATGATTGCCAGACGGTTCTTCGTGTTCGTACGCATCGATATCTCTCCTTGTTTTCCGTCTGCGACCTTTCGGCCGCACACAGGTCATCCGAAGCCGCGACTCGATCGGATGGGAGGAAATATCTCAGGTCGTGATGGCGAACATCGCGTCCGTCGTGGGAAGACCGCTGGGCGAGCCGCCCGCGGCCTCCACGGTGACAGCGATCACGTCGCCGGGCTGGAACGTGCCGGCGAGCTCGGAGACGGCGTCGTCAGCCGAGAAGGTGCCGGCCGGGAGGGGGGCGCCATCGCGGATGAACCACATCTCGAACGTCTTGTCGTCCTCAAGCGTCGGCATGCCGTCCGTGACCAGCACGGCCCGTCCCGTGGATGCGGACCAATGCGCTGTCGCGGACGCACCGTCGTCGAGGGTGACGCTCGCCGACTGCGCGTCGGGGGCGTCCTGGATCTGCTCCAGGGCGACCTGAGCGCCGTCCTCGGGGGTCAGCAGGCGCCCGAGCGAGAGCCCGCCGATGCCGAGGGCGAGGATGAAGGCGAGGGAGGCCGCGAGCGCGAACCACATCCGTGAGCGGGGGCGGCGCGGCGCCCGAGCAGGGGTCGGGTCCCCGGCCCGTTCAGCGGGATCGGTCGATCGCGGAGCGTTCTGCGGCAGGGTGGTGATCCGCGAGAGCAACGCGTCACGCACCTGCGGACGGGGTACCACGTCGCCTGCGCCGTCGGCAAGGGCCGCTGCGGTGTCGAGCTCCATGGCTACGATCGTGTCCCAGGCGGGATGAGCGGCCAGAATCTCCTGGAAGCGCATCTCGTCGTCGGTGGAGAGCGCGTTGAGGGCATGGCCGGCCGCGAGGTCGCGGAACTCTTCTTCTTCTTCCATCACTGCACCCCCATCCTGGTTCGCAATCTGCTCAGTCCATCACGCATGCGTGTCTTCACGGTTCCCAACGGCGCCCCGACGAGCGCGGCGATCTCGGTCTGAGAGTAACCGCCGTAGTAGGCGAGGACGATCGTCTCGCGCTGCGCTTCGGGTAGCCCGGCGAGCGCCTCGGAGACGCGCCCGCCCTCGATCTTCAGTTCCACCGTCTCGGCGACGCCGTCATATGCGACGTCGAGATCGCGAAGGCCGACGCGTGCATCACGATCGGCGCTGGCCTGCGACGCCCGCACGCGGTCGACGGCTCGGCGGTGCGCGATGGTGAGAACCCACGACCTTCCTTGTCCCTTGTTCGGAGCGAAGCGCGAAGCGGATTGCCAGATCTCGAGAAAGACCTCCTGCAGCACCTCCTCGCTCTGCGAAGGGTCGACGAGGACGCGACGGATGAGGCCGAACATGCGCGGAGACAGCATGTCGTACAACTGTGCAAAGGCGTTCTGATCGCCCCCAGCGATCGCGGCGAGCAGCGTCGCCACATGATCGATTCCCCCCGAGCCGTCCTCGGGAACCTCGACGCCGTCGATCACCACAGTCACCAGCATGCCTTATCGCGCACGCAACCCCCTGCGGGCACGCGGCGGACAGGACCGCGTGGTAGGCCGTCACTCAGTGGGATGGGTGGGACACGCCCGGGCCTCCGGACGCGTCAGCGGCATCGTCTGATCGGCGGATGCGACGCGCGCGACGCGCACGTCGCACCGCCCACACGATCACGCCGGCGACGGCGATCACCGCGAGCCACGGAAGGAGGAAGCCCAGCCCGATGACGATCCCGTTCACGGTCGCGACGAGCCCCGCCCATCCTGCGGCGATCCCATCGCCGAATCCGGCGGGATCCGCTTGCGGCGCTGCGTCCCTCGAAGCGAGGTTGACGGTCAACGTCGACATCGCCACCTGATCCTCCAGCATCTCGAGCTGCTGCCGGTCCGCATCCAGAGCCGCCTGACGGTCGGCGAGGGCGGACTCCGCCGCGATCAGGTCCGCGACCGACGCCGACTGCGCAAGCAGCTCGGTGAGGCGCGCGACCGACGTCTCCTGCGCCGCGATCCTCGCCCGCAGGTCGACAGCCTGGTCCGTGACGTCGAAGCGATCCACCGACGACGCCGACACCGTTCCCAGAGCACCGACTTGATCGATCACATCCTGCAACCGGTCGGCGGGCACCCGCACCGTGATCGAGCTCTGCCCGGGCACCGGGTACACCGGATCGGTCGTGGCCGGAGAGCCGGCGATGCTCGCCGACGAGACGTACCCCTGCACACCCGTCACGATCGCTGTGATCTGCTGCTGGGCGTCCTCGGGGTCGTCCACGCTCATCTGGATCCACCCGGATGCGGTGACCTCGCGGCTCGTATCCGTCGCTGCGGACCGCCCGCCGTCGGCCCCCACGATGTCCTGCGCCGCGATGGCACCCTCCTGGGTCTGGACCCCGAGAGGTGACGAATCGGAGAGCGACACCGCGCTCGGCACCTCGGCCCCGCGACCGCCCAGGACGACGGGCGAGACGAGCGCCGCCAGCGCGACGACCGCGACACCGGCGGCGGCGACCGCCCACCCGCCACGGCGTCGCGCCCGCCGGCGGACCCGGTCGAACTCGAGCTCGCGGTCGATCCCTCGCTCGATCCGGTCGATCTGCTCTGCGGTCGGGCCCTCCGGCACGGAGCGTTCCTGGTCCTGATCCCGGTCGTCGATCGTCATGATGCGTTCCCCTCCTGGACGGTGCCGCGCAGGCGGCTGCGGATGCGGGAGAGACGGTTGCGGACGGCGCCGTGGGTGAGGCCCAGCTCGGCGGCCGCGGCATCGTAGGCGTAGCCGTGCGCGGCGCACAGGACGAAGAGCTCGCGATCGAGATCGCCGAGTCTCGCCACCTCCCGGGCGACGCGATCGGCCAGCTCGGAGTCGATGACCGCCTGCTCCACGTCGATCGGCGACGGCATGCGCTCGTCGAGCGTCGCGCCGACGTGCTCGCGTTCGCGGCGCAGCGCACGCAGGCGGTTCGCGCACACCAGGCGACAGATCGTGGCGAACCAGGGGAGAGCGGAGGCTCCCTCCAGCCGGAAGCCGCGAAGCTTCCGCCACGCCGTGACGAACGTCTCCTGCGCCGCGTCCTCGGCGTCCGCGGTCGTCGGCAACAGGATCGCCGCGATGCGGTAGACCGCGTCGATGTTGCCGCGATACAGCGCGCGGAAGGCCTCGTGGTCTCCGTGCGACGCGCGCGCGATCAGCTCCCCATCGCTGGTCATCGTGCCCCAATCCCTCAGCGCCGGACGTGCCGACGTCTTCTCTCACCCTCAGGTGTCCTCGGCTGCCCGATCGTCTCAGATCCGCATAAACTGTGGCGTCCGCCGATTCCGAAAGGCTCTCATGGGCTTCGAGATCCCGGTGTGGTTCCAGATCGTCGCGCTGATCGTGCTCGTTCTGATCCTGGCCGCCGACCTTCTTCTCATCCTCCGTCGACCCCACATCCCCTCCGCGCGGGAGGCCACCCTGTGGGTCGTCTTCTACGTGTCGCTCGCGCTCGTGTTCGCCCTCATCCTGCTGTGGGTCTCGGGCAGTGCGGATGCGGCGGGCCAGTTCGTGGCCGGATGGTTGACGGAGTACAGCCTCTCGGTCGACAACCTGTTCGTCTTCGTCCTGCTGATGGGGCAGTTCGCCGTCCCACGCAAGTACCAGCAGGAGGTGCTGATGGTGGGGATCATCATCGCGCTCGTGCTGCGAGGCATCTTCATCGCGTTCGGTGCGGTGCTGATCGACAACCTCTCGTGGATCTTCTACGTGTTCGGGCTGTTCCTGGTCTGGACGGCCTGGCGTCAGGCCTTCCCCGGGGACGACGAGCACGGCGAGCAGCGCGAGAACGCCGTCGTGCGGATGCTGCGGCGCTTCGTCCAGATCAGCGACCAGTACGAGGGGTCGAAGCTGCGCACGGTTGTCGGCGGCAAGAAGGTCTTCACGCCGATGCTGCTCGTGTTCGTGGCGATCGGGTTCACGGACCTCGTCTTCGCGATCGACTCGATCCCGGCCATCTTCGGCATCACGCAGAGTGCCTTCATCGTCTTCACCGCGAACATCTTCGCCCTCATGGGGCTGCGCCAGCTCTACTTCCTGCTGGGCGGACTGCTCGATCGCCTGCGCTACCTCCACTACGGGATCGCGTTCATCCTCGCCTTCATCGGCGTGAAGCTCTTCCTCCACGCTCTGCACGAGAACGAGCTGCCCTTCATCAACGGCGGCCACGGCGTCGAATGGGCGCCCGACATCTCAGCCTGGGTCTCGCTCATCGTGATCGTGGCCGCGATGGCGACCGCGACCATCGCAAGTCTCGTGGCGGCACGGCGCGAGGCCACATCCGTCGACGAGGGCTGAGTCGCGCGGTCAGAACGAGCGCAGGTTCGCGCCGAGGCCCGCGCCGTCGTACTCGCGGCGCAGGATGCCGCGACGGCGGAGGATCGGCACCAGCTCGTCGAGCATGCGGTGCACGGTGACCGGATGCACATCGCCCCACAGCAGAACGCCGTCGTTGCCCCAGTCGCCCAGCTGCTCGATGCGATCCGCGAGCTCGCCCGGCGTTCCCACCCACCCGGTGCCGTCCGAGATGCGGCCGAGGCGGGCGTGCGCGGCGAGGATATCCCGCAGCGGCGTCTCGCGCGGGTCGTGATCGCCGACGAGCCGGCGGATGCTGCCGTGCGACACGTGCGGGGCGAACAGCCCCTCGGGCAACGGCCGGTCGAGATCGAGCGCGGTCAGATCGGTCTCCAGATCCGAGGACTGCCGCCTGGCGATCGCGCGCAGAGCGGATTCGTCGGGCGTGCGCGACGCGGACACCAGTCGGTCCGCCTCCTCGGGGGAGGAGACCAGAACGGGCTGGATCGCGAACAGCACCTTCACGTCCGACGGGTCGCGACCGCGCTCGCGTGCGGCGCGGTGGATGCGCTCCCGGTAGGCGCGCACGCTCGCCTCGTCCAGGGGCGCGAGCGCCAGCTGCACGTCCGAGTGCGCTCCGGCGAACGCAAGGCCCCGCTCCGACCCGCCCGGTGACACGATCGCGGGTTCGCCGTCGGTGAAGGGGAGTGCGTTGAGCGGTCCGTCGAATCCGAAGTGCCGGCCGCGGTGGCGGACCGCCCGCATCCGGGTGCCGTCCGCGTAGCGGTCGTCATCGCGGTCGAGGACGAGCGCGCCCTCGTCCCAACTCCGCCACAGCGAGCGGATGCCTTCCAACCACTCCTCGGCGCGGTCGTAGGCGGCATCGTGCCCGAGCGGCGCATCCGTGGAGAAGTGCCGCGCGCTGCCGGTGTCGGTCACCACGTTCAGTCCCAGCCGGTGGCCGCTCAGGTGCTGGAGCGACGCGAACTGCCGGGCGGCCGTGTAGGGCAGGTATGCCGCGGGGTTGACGGTGGGCACCACTCCGAGGTGCCGGGTCGCGGCGAACAGGTACGGGGCAAGCACGAACGGGTCGTGCTTGGGGCCGCCGAAGGCGTGCCGCACCCGCAGATCGATCGTCTCCGCGGAACCGAGTGAAGGCGCATCCTCGATGATCAGCAGATCGAACCCGGCCTGCTCCAGGGTGCGTGCGGACTCCTGGTACAGGTGCGGGGCGGTCCAGTCGTAGTCCCAGTCCAGGCCGGGCAGACCCCAGCCGTGCGGACCGAAACCGCGGGCCAAGAACCAGCCGAAGTGCTGCGGGCGACTCACCCGATGACCTCGATCGTCCGCGTGGATGCCGCGAGGGATGCGGCCTTGAGCGCCCGCTCGAGATCGGCGATCAGGTCGTCGACATCCTCGATGCCGATCGACAGACGCAGCGTTCCCGGGTGCACACCGAGAGCGGCGCGCGCATCGTCGGTGTGCTGCGCGTGACTCGTCGTGGCCGGATGCAGCACGAGCGAGCGGACGTCGCCGAGGTGGGTCATGTGGGTGACGACCTGCACGCTCTCGACGAAGGCGCGAGCAGCTTTCTCGCCGCCGTGGAGCGTGAAGGTGAAGACCGAACCGGCGCCGCGGGGGAGAAGCCGCTTCGCGAGCGCGTGATGCGGATGGCTCGCAAGCCCCACGTAGTCGACCGACGCCACCTCGTCGCGGCTCTCGAGCCACGCCGCGATCCGTCCGGCGTTCGCCGACTGCTCGCGCACGCGCAGATGCAGCGTCTCGATGCCCTGCGACACGAGGAAGGCGTTGAGCGGCGACGGTGTGGGTCCCAGCCGCGGTGCCACGGACTCGCGCACATAGGCGAGACGCGCGCGGGGGCCGTGGCGTTCCCAGACGCTCGGCGCGCCGTCGTGGCGCGCGGTCACCAGCTGGGGGAACAACGCGCCCGATCGGGCGGCATCGAAGCGGCCGTCGTCGACGATGACGCCGCCGAGCGCCGCCCCGTGGCCGGCGAGGAACTTGCTCGCCGAGTGGACGACGACCGCCGCGCCCAGCTCGATCGGTCGCACCAGGTAGGGCGTGGCGAAGGTGTTGTCGACGACGAGCGGGATGCCGTGGGCGTCCGCAACGGCTGCGACGGCGGGCACGTCCAGCAGATCGTTGCGCGCGTTGCCGATGGACTCGGCGAACAGGGCACGGGTCTCGGGACGGATCGCCTCCTCCCACGCCCGCGGGTCCGCGATGTCGTCGACATAGGTGACCGTCACCCCGAACCGGGACAGCAGGTCGTTCACGAGCCCGCGCGTTCCCTCGTAGATGTGGGTGGAGCTGACCAGGTGGTCACCGGCCGAGAGCAGCGACAGCAGCGCGACGGAGACGGCCGCCTGGCCGCTGCCGACGAACACGGCACCGGCACCGCCCTCGAGCTCGGCGATGCGACGCTCGAGGGCGTCGACGGTCGGATTGCCGGTGCGCGTGTACCCGTAGCCGTCGCCCGTCGCGAAGTGCGCGGCCGCGTGATCGAAGTCGTCGAAGCGGAAGCCGGCGGTCATGTACACCGGGACGGTGCGCGATGCCGCATCCGTCCATTCGGTGCCGCTGTGCACCTGTCGCGTGGCGAATCCGTGGGTGGGTTCGGTCATGAGGGTCCTGCCGTCTCGGGTCGCAGCAGCCTAAAAGCACCGACCACTCGCGGACGAGTGCGCCGACACACAACGTCACCTGCGGGCCCGTGCGGTGGGCCTCGGCGCCGGAGGGCGGTGGTAGCCTGTGCGGGTGCGGATCGCTCGCCTTCTCCTTCGCAGCCGCGACGAGTCCTAGACCCAGGCCTCCCTCGTCGCGGAGTTCGTTGCGGGCTTGATCCACCGTCATCTCAGGAGAACGACAGCATGAGCAATCCCGATCACTCCGCGGCGTCCGCGCCGCGCACCCTGGCCGAGAAGGTCTGGGACAACCACTTGGTGGTCAAGGGCGAGGACGGCCAGCCCGACCTCATCTACATCGACCTGCACCTCGTGCACGAGGTCACGAGCCCGCAGGCCTTCGATGGTCTCCGCGCGGAAGGGCGGGGCCTGCGGCGCCTGGACCTGACCATCGCGACCGAGGACCACAACACCCCGACGCTCGCGATCGACAAGCCGATCGCCGACCCGACCAGCCGTCTCCAGATCGAGACGCTGCGTCGCAACGCCGCCGAGTTCGGTGTGCGCATCCACTCGCTGGGCGACGCCGAGCAGGGGATCGTGCACGTCGTCGGTCCGCAGCTGGGGCTCACGATGCCGGGCATCACGGTCGTCTGCGGCGATTCGCACACCTCCACCCATGGAGCGTTCGGAGCGATGGCATTCGGCATCGGCACCAGCGAGGTCGAGCACGTCATGGCGACGCAGACCCTGCCGCTGAAGCCGTTCAAGACCATGGCCATCACCGTCGAGGGGACGCTGCGCCCCGGCGTCACCGCGAAGGACATCATCCTCGCTGTCATCGCGAAGATCGGCACCAACGGCGGGCAGGGCTACGTGCTCGAGTTCCGCGGCAGCGCCATCCGGGCCCTCTCGATGGAGGGGCGCATGACGATGTGCAACATGTCGATCGAGGCGGGCGCGCGCGCCGGCATGGTCGCGCCCGACGAGACCACGTTCGCCTACCTGAAGGGGCGTCCGCACGCCCCGAAGGGGCAGGACTGGGAGGATGCGGTCGCCTACTGGCGCACGCTCCCGAGTGACGAGGGCGCCGTCTACGACGCGGAGGTCTTCCTCGACGCCGACGAGCTCGAGCCCTTCGTGACGTGGGGCACGAACCCTGGTCAGGGCGTGTCGCTGAACGACGTCGTTCCGACGCCGTCCGACATCGCGGACCCGAACGAGCGCGTGGCCGCCGAGCGTGCGCTGCAGTACATGGATCTGGCCCCCGGTACGAAGCTGAAGGACGTGCCCGTGGATGCGGTCTTCATGGGTTCGTGCACGAACAGCCGCATCGAGGACCTGCGCGCTTTCGCGTCGATCGTGAAGGGTCGCAAGAAGGCCGAGGGCGTCCGGGTGATGGTCGTGCCCGGCTCCGCGCGCGTTCGGCTGGAAGCGGAGGCCGAGGGACTGCACCGCATCTTCGAGGAGTTCGGCGCCGAGTGGCGCTTCGCAGGATGCTCGATGTGTCTGGGCATGAACCCCGATCAGCTCGCTCCGGGTGAGCGGTGCGCCTCCACGTCGAACCGCAACTTCGAGGGTCGGCAGGGCAAGGGCGGGCGCACGCACCTGGTGTCGCCGCTCGTCGCCGCGGCGACCGCGGTGCGCGGAACGCTGTCGAGTCCGGGGGATCTCGATCCCGTCGAAGAGCCGGCGATCGTCGGGGCGGGGGTCTGAGATGGAGAAGTTCAGCGTTCACACCGGTGTCGCCGCCGCACTCAAGCGCTCCGCCGTCGACACGGATCAGATCATCCCCGCGGTTTACCTCAAGCGGGTGACCAAGACGGGGTTCGAGGACGCGCTGTTCGCCAACTGGCGCCAGGATCCCGACTTCGTGCTGAACCAGCCGATTTTCGCGCAGAGCTCGATCCTCGTCGCCGGACCCGATTTCGGCACCGGCTCGAGCCGTGAGCACGCGGTCTGGGCCCTGCGTGACTACGGGTTCAAGGTCGTGCTGAGCCCCAAGTTCGCCGACATCTTCCGCGGTAACGCGGGCAAGCAGGGTCTCGTGACGGGTGTCGTCACCGAGGCCGACGTCGAAGCGCTTTGGGCGGCCATCGACGCGCAGCCCGGCATGGAGATGACGGTCGATCTGACGGCGCGCGAGGTCGTTGCGGGCGAGCTCCGGGTCCCGTTCGAGATCGACGATTACACTAGGTGGCGGTTGCTGGAGGGCCTCGACGACATCGGGCTCACGCTCCGCAACGAAGACAAGATCGCCGCCTACGAAGCGCGACGCGAATCCTGGAAGCCGCGGACACTCCCGCCCCTTCCCGCACAGTGAGGTACCGCATATGACACTTCTCGGGCAGACCGCCGAATCCTCCAGCCCGCTCGCGGAGGAGGCGGAGATCCTCGAGATCCGCGGCGGACGGCCTCTGCGGGGCACCGTCGAGGTCAAGGGCGCGAAGAACCTCGTCACGAAGGCCATGGTCGCCGCGCTGCTCGGCGAGAGCCCGAGTCTGCTGCGCGACGTGCCGATGATCAGCGACGTCGCCGTGGTGCGATCGCTGCTCGAGGTGCACGGCGTGCGCGTGGCCGAGGGCGACGAGCCGGGCTCGCTCGTGCTCGACCCCCGTGACGTCGAGAGCGCCCACATGGAGGAGATCGACGCGCACGCGGGTGCCTCCCGCATCCCGATCCTCTTCTGCGGGCCGCTGCTGCACCGCCTCGGCCAGGCGTTCATCCCCGACCTCGGCGGATGCCGCATCGGCGACCGTCCGATCGACTTCCACCTCGATGCGCTCCGCAAGTTCGGCGCGATCGTGGAGAAGCTTCCCAGCGGCATCCGTCTGTCCGCCCCGCGCGGTCTGCACGGCGCGAACATCCACCTGCCCTACCCGAGCGTCGGGGCGACCGAGC is drawn from Microbacterium binotii and contains these coding sequences:
- a CDS encoding LLM class flavin-dependent oxidoreductase produces the protein MSRPQHFGWFLARGFGPHGWGLPGLDWDYDWTAPHLYQESARTLEQAGFDLLIIEDAPSLGSAETIDLRVRHAFGGPKHDPFVLAPYLFAATRHLGVVPTVNPAAYLPYTAARQFASLQHLSGHRLGLNVVTDTGSARHFSTDAPLGHDAAYDRAEEWLEGIRSLWRSWDEGALVLDRDDDRYADGTRMRAVRHRGRHFGFDGPLNALPFTDGEPAIVSPGGSERGLAFAGAHSDVQLALAPLDEASVRAYRERIHRAARERGRDPSDVKVLFAIQPVLVSSPEEADRLVSASRTPDESALRAIARRQSSDLETDLTALDLDRPLPEGLFAPHVSHGSIRRLVGDHDPRETPLRDILAAHARLGRISDGTGWVGTPGELADRIEQLGDWGNDGVLLWGDVHPVTVHRMLDELVPILRRRGILRREYDGAGLGANLRSF
- the leuD gene encoding 3-isopropylmalate dehydratase small subunit, with product MEKFSVHTGVAAALKRSAVDTDQIIPAVYLKRVTKTGFEDALFANWRQDPDFVLNQPIFAQSSILVAGPDFGTGSSREHAVWALRDYGFKVVLSPKFADIFRGNAGKQGLVTGVVTEADVEALWAAIDAQPGMEMTVDLTAREVVAGELRVPFEIDDYTRWRLLEGLDDIGLTLRNEDKIAAYEARRESWKPRTLPPLPAQ
- a CDS encoding O-acetylhomoserine aminocarboxypropyltransferase/cysteine synthase family protein encodes the protein MTEPTHGFATRQVHSGTEWTDAASRTVPVYMTAGFRFDDFDHAAAHFATGDGYGYTRTGNPTVDALERRIAELEGGAGAVFVGSGQAAVSVALLSLLSAGDHLVSSTHIYEGTRGLVNDLLSRFGVTVTYVDDIADPRAWEEAIRPETRALFAESIGNARNDLLDVPAVAAVADAHGIPLVVDNTFATPYLVRPIELGAAVVVHSASKFLAGHGAALGGVIVDDGRFDAARSGALFPQLVTARHDGAPSVWERHGPRARLAYVRESVAPRLGPTPSPLNAFLVSQGIETLHLRVREQSANAGRIAAWLESRDEVASVDYVGLASHPHHALAKRLLPRGAGSVFTFTLHGGEKAARAFVESVQVVTHMTHLGDVRSLVLHPATTSHAQHTDDARAALGVHPGTLRLSIGIEDVDDLIADLERALKAASLAASTRTIEVIG
- the leuC gene encoding 3-isopropylmalate dehydratase large subunit — its product is MSNPDHSAASAPRTLAEKVWDNHLVVKGEDGQPDLIYIDLHLVHEVTSPQAFDGLRAEGRGLRRLDLTIATEDHNTPTLAIDKPIADPTSRLQIETLRRNAAEFGVRIHSLGDAEQGIVHVVGPQLGLTMPGITVVCGDSHTSTHGAFGAMAFGIGTSEVEHVMATQTLPLKPFKTMAITVEGTLRPGVTAKDIILAVIAKIGTNGGQGYVLEFRGSAIRALSMEGRMTMCNMSIEAGARAGMVAPDETTFAYLKGRPHAPKGQDWEDAVAYWRTLPSDEGAVYDAEVFLDADELEPFVTWGTNPGQGVSLNDVVPTPSDIADPNERVAAERALQYMDLAPGTKLKDVPVDAVFMGSCTNSRIEDLRAFASIVKGRKKAEGVRVMVVPGSARVRLEAEAEGLHRIFEEFGAEWRFAGCSMCLGMNPDQLAPGERCASTSNRNFEGRQGKGGRTHLVSPLVAAATAVRGTLSSPGDLDPVEEPAIVGAGV